The proteins below come from a single Miscanthus floridulus cultivar M001 chromosome 1, ASM1932011v1, whole genome shotgun sequence genomic window:
- the LOC136475596 gene encoding UV-B-induced protein At3g17800, chloroplastic-like, with translation MEATVAAALRSPAAAGPSRRSAAPGASSLPLDRRRSFAFGSIKGLGRQQLTSRTRRRSSVVRASWSPSESLPPSSSIAPLRMESPAGQLLSQILHTHPHLLSAAAEQQLEQLQTDREAEKEKDKESEAGDKLAPTGGDLVLYRRIAEVKEKERRRTLEEILYALVVQKFVEAGVSLVPALSHSIDSSGKVDQWTGTVEEKLQRLHSSEAYEMIENHLALILGQRQGDATIAAISKLRVGQVYAASVMYGYFLKRVDQRFQLEKTMKSLPWGSEEEDNALNQVMTTDSMPSAQASSPHPEMGSWTAPDFNAGGPSQSIKPSRLRSYVMSFDSDTLQRYATVRSKEAFGIIEKHTEALFGKPEIVITPEGTVDSSKDEHIRISFAGLRRLILEAVTFGSFLWDVESFVDSRYHFVTN, from the exons ATGGAGGCAACAGTAGCCGCGGCGCTCAggtcgcccgccgccgccggcccctcGCGGCGGTCCGCGGCCCCGGGCGCCAGTTCGCTGCCCTTGGACCGGAGGCGCAGCTTCGCCTTTGGCTCCATCAAG GGTCTCGGGCGGCAGCAGCTCACCTCTAGGACTAGGAGGCGAAGCAGTGTGGTCAGGGCCTCCTGGTCCCCCTCGGAGTCTCTGCCACCGTCCTCATCGATCGCGCCGCTCAGGATGGAATCGCCGGCGGGGCAGCTACTCTCGCAAATCCTGCACACGCACCCGCACCTACTGTCTGCCGCCGCCGAGCAGCAGCTCGAGCAGCTCCAGACCGACCGCGAGGCCGAGAAGGAGAAGGATAAGGAGAGTGAGGCTGGCGACAAGCTGGCTCCGACAGGTGGCGACCTCGTGCTGTACAG GCGTATTGCTGAGGTAAAGGAGAAGGAACGGAGAAGGACTTTGGAGGAGATACTCTACGCTCTGGTTGTTCAGAAGTTTGTTGAAGCTGGTGTTTCTTTGGTTCCAGCACTCTCTCACTCCATCGATTCTTCTGGAAAAGTTGATCAGTGGACAGGAACTGTGGAAGAGAAGCTTCAACGTTTACACTCGTCCGAGGCCTATGAAATGATCGAGAATCATCTCGCTCTCATTCTGGGGCAGCGTCAAGGTGATGCCACTATTGCAGCCATAAGTAAGCTCCGAGTTGGCCAGGTCTATGCTGCATCTGTGATGTATGGTTATTTCCTGAAGAGAGTTGATCAGAGGTTTCAGCTCGAGAAAACAATGAAGAGCCTCCCTTGGGGATCGGAAGAGGAAGATAATGCTTTGAATCAAGTTATGACGACCGACTCAATGCCTTCAGCTCAGGCTTCTAGCCCTCATCCAGAGATGGGCTCGTGGACTGCTCCTGACTTCAATGCAGGAGGGCCTAGCCAATCTATCAAGCCTTCCCGCCTTAGGTCGTATGTCATGTCATTTGATTCAGATACACTTCAGAGGTATGCAACAGTCAGGTCAAAGGAGGCCTTTGGTATCATTGAGAAGCACACAGAAGCGCTATTTGGGAAACCAGAGATTGTAATCACACCTGAAGGCACAGTTGATTCTTCCAAGGATGAGCATATTAGAATAAGCTTTGCCGGGCTGAGAAGGCTGATCCTGGAGGCTGTTACTTTCGGATCGTTCCTCTGGGACGTTGAGAGCTTTGTGGATTCCAGGTACCATTTCGTGACCAACTAA